TGCCGCACCGTACAGCATCATCGACTCATATCAAGGACTACTCACATGTCTCTATCCGGTCGATATCGAGGAAGCCCCGTTCCTCGTCAAGCGCGTACAGCGTCAGCTTCAAGCGTTGGCTGACAAAAATCGAATCTACATCCTCAAGCTGCTGCATGAACACCCAACCTGCACATTCACCGAGATTCTTCATAAGACAGGACTTGTAAAAAGCAATCTACACTATCACCTATCCATGCTGCGTACCGCAGGGCTAATCCGAGCGCACCGTATGAGTGAGCGGATTGAATTTTATAGTATGCGTCCGGAGGGACTGCAGGCGATGCAGGAGGGACTTGCCGCGTACATGAAGGGGGAGCGTATGTGAAGCCCAATGCTATTTTGGACTTTCACCCCATCGTACGCATTTTGTTTCTTGGCAGCTTTTTGACATACATCGGATTAAGTATGGTTGTACCGTATTTTGCGATTTATCTAGCCCATTATACTGGATTAAGTGGTCCGGCAATCGGATTTATCATAGGGGGCAGTGCGCTGATAGGGATGTTTGGCGGCCTTGCCGGCGGGGTGCTGTCGGATCGATTTGGTCGCAAGAACATCATGCTAGGAGCGCTGCTTGGCTCCGCAATTATTTTTATAGGGCTGGCGGTAAGTGTTCATCCTATAATGCTAGTGCTGTTCACCCTGTTAAAAGGCATGGCTACCGCTTTTTTTGACCCGTGTGCCAAAGCGTTGATTGCCGATTTGACAGAGCCAAAAAAACGGGTACGGGCTTTTTCGTATCGTTATCTGTTTACGAATCTCGGATTTGCGGTTGGCCCCATCATCGGTATGATCGCCGGTGTCAAAGCGGAGAGTACGCTGCCGTTTTTTGTAGCATCCGTTATTTTTCTTATGTATTTTGTATTGCTGTGGGTGTACGTAAGGAAATATAAGATTGCCGATATTTCCTCTTCTGGAATCCACCGGCCGGTTTTGAAAGAATCGTTAGGTGTAATACAGAAGGATAAGGCGCTTCTTTTGTTTATTTGCGGTGGAATCATGGCGATGTCTGTGCATGGTCAATTTTCTGTTGTACTACCCCAATATTTTGCAGCGGAGTTTACGAGCGGGTTGGATTTTATTCAGTTATTATGGACCGTACACTCCCTTGTCATCATCATCGGAAGCATGCCTGTGGCACGGGCGGTTGAGAAGCGGAGCGCCTTTTTTTCGATTGTGATCGGCTCCGTTTTGTTTGCGATAGGATGTGTCTGCTTCTCGTTGTCATTTAATGTGTGGACGTTCATTTTTTCTATGATTATTTTTACGTTGGGCGAGATCTTCATAGCGCCCGCTGAGTATGCGATTATCGATGAGATTACGCCGGAGTCGGTGCGCGGTACGTATTATGGCGCCTTCAGTTTTACAACAATGGGTTCCTTTTTGGGACCAGGCTTTGCCGGTATGCTGCTTGTTGAGTTTGGCGGCAGTGTTATGTTTTCAGTGCTTACTTTGGCAGCGTTGATTAGTATTTTCTTTTATTGGAGAGGCTCCGTTCACAAAATGAATGGGATGCTGACAGTAAAGCAATAAAAAAGGTTGTTTACTATATGTGTTATATGTATGCTATATGTAATAACAATTACATTGTATGCAGCTAGGTGCCTTTGTGAAATACAAAGGGTAACAGGGAATCGGGTGCAAGTCCCGAGCGGTCCCGCCACTGTAACCGGATAGTTCTCTTTCATATTGTCACTCGATTGATGATCGGGGAAGACGAGAGAGGGCATGGACCCGGAAGCCAGGAGACCTACCTAAGATGCGACACCACAATTACCTTCGCGGAAAGGAGAGGTGTATTGAGAATGAGTGGCAGCCGTTTGGCTTTTTGATGTTACCTGCATTTTCGTACCTGACCCCCGTCCGTCAAGACGGGGGTTTTTTGTGTGGCCAAGCCAAAAGAGATGGAAGATAGAGGAGTTCATAAGATGAGAAAGTCGATACACTTGCATGTGTCCGTACAGAAAGCTCAGAATATTCGTGTGCGAATGGCTCTGGTCATTTTGTGTGTGCTGCTTCTGGTATCAATTACTGCGGCTGTGATGCTTGGGCCTGTCAGCATCTCTCCGCTTACGGTATGGAGAATTGCGCTAGCAAAAATAGTAGGCTCAGCTTTTGTGATTGAGCCGGATTGGCATGCGGCACAGGAGAGCATTGTATGGGACATCCGGTTTCCTCGCGTTTTGCTCGGAGCGGTAGTTGGAGCTGGATTGGCAATCGTAGGGGTGGTTATTCAGGCATTGGTGCGCAATTCGCTCGCAGACCCGTATATTCTGGGGATTTCTTCTGGTGCCTCTGTTGCTGCTACGCTTGCGATTTTGTTTGGCGCACTCTCTTTTCTGGGGAGATACGCATTGTCTCTTGGTGCCTTTTTAGGCGCGCTTTTTTCCATGATCGCCGTTTACGTACTCGCACAGGTTGGCGGCCGAATGCACACAACACGCTTGCTGCTGGCAGGTGTGTCGGTATCAATTATTTTATCTGCAGTAACGAACCTTATTGTGACGATGGCGCCGGAGGAAAAGGGAATGCGGGATGTTATGTTTTGGATTATGGGAAGTTTTTCTGGAGCAAAGTGGGAATATGTCACGCTTCCTGGGTTGCTTGTCGTCTGTGGTTTGATTTTTCTACTTGTACAGTACCGGTCGCTTAATGCGCTGTTAATGGGAGAGGAAGCGGCAACAACCCTGGGAGTAAACACACATTTTTTCCGTAAAATATTGTTTGTCATCTCCTCTCTTCTGACAGGAGTGATCGTGGCAGTAAGTGGAGCGATTGGCTTTATTGGCCTGATGATTCCCCATCTTGCCCGGCTATTTGTAGGCTCGAATCATCGATATGTGCTACCGGTTAGCGCTTTAATTGGTTCAATTGTAGCGATCTGGTCCGATGTGCTGGCTCGCATGCTGCTAGCGCCGGAAGAGCTGCCTGTGGGAGTTATTACCGCATTATGTGGAGGTCCGTTCTTTATTTGGCTGCTGCGGCGCAGTTCTTATTCGTTCGGAGGGGGGCGAGAGTGATGATTCAGGTGGATGCTGTATCGCTGCGTATGATGCAGGCGACGATTATACAAGATATATCGCTGGATGTTCCGGACGGTGCCTTTGTTGGAATTATTGGACCGAATGGAAGCGGGAAATCCACACTGCTTAAGACGATGTATCGTGTATTAAAACCGGATACCGGGTGTATCCACTTCAACGAGCGAGACCTATACGAATTATCTTCGCGAGACGTATTTCAAAAAATGGCTGTTGTTGGACAGGAATTCCCTCAGGAGTTTGATTTTTCTGTAGAAGACATAGTGGCAATGGGACGGGCTCCGCATAAGCGGATGTTCGAATCGGATACGGAAGAAGACCGGCTGATCGTGGAGTATGCTTTGTCCTGTGTACATATGGAAGACTATGCCTCGCGCAGCTTTATGAGCTTATCTGGCGGTGAAAAACAGCGGGTTCTTATTGCTCGTGCACTTGCTCAGCAGGCTCGGGTCATTCTGCTTGATGAGCCGACCAATCATCTTGATATCCGCCATCAACTTCAGGTAATGGAGCTGACAAAGGGACTTGATGTAACGTTGGTTGCTGTGCTGCATGATCTAAACTTGGCTGCTGTGTACTGTGACTATTTGTATGTGATGCAGAAGGGGCGTATCGTTGCTTCGGGGAATCCGTCTGATGTGCTGACGTATGAATTATTGAGTGAAGTATTTGGGGTAGAAACAGAAATTATTACACATCCGGTAACACATACACCCTATATTATTTTTCTGTCCAGTACGAACGAATAACTCATTTAAAAAATAACAGATGGAGCGACGCACATATGAGAAAACGAAATCAATTTTTGCAACGAATCGCAGTAGTGCTTGTCGTTGGCCTATTATCCGCATGCAGTTCATCTTCTGGTACCTCATCTGCCGTCGAACAGGCGTCTTTAGGTAAGACCCAGCAGAAGGAAAACGCATCCTACGAAAAAGTCACCATTAACAATTTGGGACATACATTAACATTCACACAGCCGCCCAAACGAGCTGTTGCATTAAACCAGCATGCGACAGAAATCATGCTGGCTCTAGGCTTGCAGGATTCAATGGTAGGAACCGCATATCTTGATGATGCCATTCTGCCTGAGTTTAAGGATACGTATGCGAAGATTCCTGTTCTGTCAAAAGCATATCCATCAAAAGAAGTTTTCATGGCAACTGCTCCGGATTTTGCATATGCCGGATGGAAAAGCGCTTTTACTGAGAAAGCATTGGGAACGGTGCAGGAGTTAGCGTCTGCCGGCATTCCGGCCTACATTCAAGAGTCGTCTACGACTCCGTTCCCTACGCTAGAAAATGTATATCAGGATATCCGCAATATCGGGCGTATCTTCGATGTGGAAGAGAGAGCGGAGACTCTGATTGCCACGATGCAGAAGGATATTGATCGAACCGTTAAGCAAGTAGGCTCTGTTACAAAGCCGCTTAACGTGTTTGTCTACGATAGCGGTGAAGATAAGGCTTTAACGGCGGCAGGTAACTACATGTCCAGCCTTATTGCATTAGCCGGAGGGAAGAATATTTTTAGTGATATAGAAAAAGGGTGGGCGGAAGTGAGCTGGGAGGAGGTCGTACATCATAATCCCGATGTTATCGTGATCATAGACTATGGCGCTAAAACAGTTGAGGAGAAAAAGAACGTGCTGCTTTCAAAGAAAGAGCTTGCGGAAGCTCCGGCCATAGTGAACCAGAGATTTATTGTTCTTCCGCTTTCGGCAGCCGCTGAGGGTATTCGTGCACCGCAGACGCTTGACATATTGGCAAGAGGGCTGCATCCGAAGGCATTTTAAAATAGAAGAAACCTTCTTTTACCAACCACGTATTCATAGTATAGTAAGGAAAGGAATAAGCATGAATACGAAACTGAAGGAGGATGAATGCGGTGTTTGGAAAGGTAGCGGCCGATATGCTTGGATTAAGCGATGTAGGGGCGGTGATTAAGCCGCAGGACTATGACAAGGCTGATGCAGATGATTATATTATGCATGAGGATAATGAAAAGATTTTCTTCCTTATCAAGTCAAAGTCTGATGAGTACTGTTTTACCAACAAAGCACTGCTTCATCTAGATGGCACGAGTGCCGCCAGCAAGAAGCGTACGCTTCGTCGTTACAGTTACAGTACGCATCCGATCTCGGATGTTATGCTTGAAACTGCCGGTACAGTGGACTTGGATGTAGAGATTAAGTTTACTATGGGCAATCAACCTTACTCGATTGATGTACATAAAAAACATCTAGAAGAGTTAAAGGATTTGTACAAAGCGCTCTTAAAAATCGCAGAAATCTCTCATGAAAACGAGATTGCCCTCTCCTTTGCGGGTCAAAGCCTAGATTTGGCATCCACGACGCTTACTCGGGTAACAAGTACGGAAAGTAATCTAGTAGAACAATTCAAAGGACTGAATCAGGCGGCGTTTTCATGGCTGATGGATACGAAGGAAAAATATACGGTAAAAGATTTCGGCTCTGTATTTGAGCGCTATATCAATCAATAAAACAAAAGGCTCCCCCGTGCTGCAAAAGCAGCGGAGGAGCCTTTTGGCTGTGTATATAACAAACAATTACATGTATCTCTTGTATTTTATATAGTTTTACTTATACTTTATGAAGATAAAAGTTCAGGGGAAAAATATGCAATACAAAACAGTGCTTGATTGCTCGTCTGTTTGTGCAAAGGGGATATGCTATGAAGATTGGATACCGTACCATCAAAACAGCGATTGGCGCAGCGCTGTCTATTTTTCTCGCGCAATGGTTAGGTCTGCAATTCCCTACATCAGCAGGGATTTTGACCATTCTCTGTATCCAAGTGACAAAAAGACGTTCCTTACAAAACGCGTATGCCCGCTTCGCTGCTTGTTTGCTGGGATTAGGAATAGGGATTGGCATATTTTCTATTGTCGGATATCATGCTATTGCCCTCTTGCTTGTGATTTTGTTGTTAATTCCTATTTTGGTTCGGTTGAAGATCCAAGATGGATTTGTTACATCATCCGTTATTATTCTGCATCTTTATTCCGTACAGGCGGTTTCGCTTTCTTTTTTACGAAACGAGCTTGCGGTTATGGGGATAGGGATTGGCATCGGCCTGATTATGAACGCATATATGCCAAGCATGGAAGTAAAACTTCGGAAATATCAGCAAAAAATCGAGCGAAACTTCCAAGTTATCTTAAAGGAGCTGGCCGACTATTTGCGCGACCATGACAGCGCATGGGACGGCAAGGAGATTATTGAGACGGCAGAGCTGCTCAATGAGGCAAAAAGCCTGGCCATTCAAAATGTCGAAAATCATTTGCTTCGCAACAAAGATGCATACTATCATTATTTTGAAATGAGAGAAGAACAGTTTGAGTTGCTTGAGCGAATGGTGCCGCTTGTTTCTGCGCTGCCTTATGTACCTCAAGGAGAAC
This window of the Aneurinibacillus sp. REN35 genome carries:
- a CDS encoding MDR family MFS transporter, whose amino-acid sequence is MKPNAILDFHPIVRILFLGSFLTYIGLSMVVPYFAIYLAHYTGLSGPAIGFIIGGSALIGMFGGLAGGVLSDRFGRKNIMLGALLGSAIIFIGLAVSVHPIMLVLFTLLKGMATAFFDPCAKALIADLTEPKKRVRAFSYRYLFTNLGFAVGPIIGMIAGVKAESTLPFFVASVIFLMYFVLLWVYVRKYKIADISSSGIHRPVLKESLGVIQKDKALLLFICGGIMAMSVHGQFSVVLPQYFAAEFTSGLDFIQLLWTVHSLVIIIGSMPVARAVEKRSAFFSIVIGSVLFAIGCVCFSLSFNVWTFIFSMIIFTLGEIFIAPAEYAIIDEITPESVRGTYYGAFSFTTMGSFLGPGFAGMLLVEFGGSVMFSVLTLAALISIFFYWRGSVHKMNGMLTVKQ
- a CDS encoding FecCD family ABC transporter permease — its product is MRKSIHLHVSVQKAQNIRVRMALVILCVLLLVSITAAVMLGPVSISPLTVWRIALAKIVGSAFVIEPDWHAAQESIVWDIRFPRVLLGAVVGAGLAIVGVVIQALVRNSLADPYILGISSGASVAATLAILFGALSFLGRYALSLGAFLGALFSMIAVYVLAQVGGRMHTTRLLLAGVSVSIILSAVTNLIVTMAPEEKGMRDVMFWIMGSFSGAKWEYVTLPGLLVVCGLIFLLVQYRSLNALLMGEEAATTLGVNTHFFRKILFVISSLLTGVIVAVSGAIGFIGLMIPHLARLFVGSNHRYVLPVSALIGSIVAIWSDVLARMLLAPEELPVGVITALCGGPFFIWLLRRSSYSFGGGRE
- a CDS encoding ABC transporter ATP-binding protein — translated: MMIQVDAVSLRMMQATIIQDISLDVPDGAFVGIIGPNGSGKSTLLKTMYRVLKPDTGCIHFNERDLYELSSRDVFQKMAVVGQEFPQEFDFSVEDIVAMGRAPHKRMFESDTEEDRLIVEYALSCVHMEDYASRSFMSLSGGEKQRVLIARALAQQARVILLDEPTNHLDIRHQLQVMELTKGLDVTLVAVLHDLNLAAVYCDYLYVMQKGRIVASGNPSDVLTYELLSEVFGVETEIITHPVTHTPYIIFLSSTNE
- a CDS encoding ABC transporter substrate-binding protein — its product is MRKRNQFLQRIAVVLVVGLLSACSSSSGTSSAVEQASLGKTQQKENASYEKVTINNLGHTLTFTQPPKRAVALNQHATEIMLALGLQDSMVGTAYLDDAILPEFKDTYAKIPVLSKAYPSKEVFMATAPDFAYAGWKSAFTEKALGTVQELASAGIPAYIQESSTTPFPTLENVYQDIRNIGRIFDVEERAETLIATMQKDIDRTVKQVGSVTKPLNVFVYDSGEDKALTAAGNYMSSLIALAGGKNIFSDIEKGWAEVSWEEVVHHNPDVIVIIDYGAKTVEEKKNVLLSKKELAEAPAIVNQRFIVLPLSAAAEGIRAPQTLDILARGLHPKAF
- a CDS encoding PH domain-containing protein, with the protein product MFGKVAADMLGLSDVGAVIKPQDYDKADADDYIMHEDNEKIFFLIKSKSDEYCFTNKALLHLDGTSAASKKRTLRRYSYSTHPISDVMLETAGTVDLDVEIKFTMGNQPYSIDVHKKHLEELKDLYKALLKIAEISHENEIALSFAGQSLDLASTTLTRVTSTESNLVEQFKGLNQAAFSWLMDTKEKYTVKDFGSVFERYINQ
- a CDS encoding aromatic acid exporter family protein, which translates into the protein MKIGYRTIKTAIGAALSIFLAQWLGLQFPTSAGILTILCIQVTKRRSLQNAYARFAACLLGLGIGIGIFSIVGYHAIALLLVILLLIPILVRLKIQDGFVTSSVIILHLYSVQAVSLSFLRNELAVMGIGIGIGLIMNAYMPSMEVKLRKYQQKIERNFQVILKELADYLRDHDSAWDGKEIIETAELLNEAKSLAIQNVENHLLRNKDAYYHYFEMREEQFELLERMVPLVSALPYVPQGELMADFLENISDRVHPGNTAYVFLEKLREMKEEMEQTELPKTREEFETRANLFYFLQEMERYLLIKHQFRPASPS